Genomic segment of Bacteroidales bacterium:
AGTGGTCAAATAACAGTTAACAAAACAGATTACAAAACGTATTTTCCTACCGGGATTTTACAATTTGTTGTACAACAAGCTTTTGAATTAACTGATACAGTTGGAAAATACGATATTGTTGCCAATTTAGACGGTGGCGGTATAAACGGACAAGCAGAAGCTTTACGTTTAGGTATTGCTCGCGCATTGGTAAAAATTGATCCGGAACATAAACCTGCTTTAAAAGCTAAAGGTTTAATGACACGTGATCCACGTATGGTGGAACGTAAGAAACCCGGACAACCAAAAGCTCGTAAGAAATTCCAATTCAGCAAGCGTTAAAATATTTATAAATAATTGTTTAGTATCTAAATTACTAAGACTTCTACACAATAGAGCTACTTATTAATTGTGGTTATTAAAGAATGTAAACAAAAACAAAAATGGCAAAAATTGAATTTGACCAATTATTAGATGCTGGTGTGCATTTCGGTCACTTAAAAAGAAAGTGGAATCCAAACATGGCTCCTTACATTTTTATGGAGCGTAACGGTATTCACATTATCGATCTATTCAAAACTCAAGCAAAACTTGAAGAAGCTGCTAATGCAATTAAACAAATTGCTAAATCAGGCAAAAAGATTTTGTTTGTAGCAACAAAAAAACAAGCTAAGGAAATTGTTGCCGAAAAAGTAACAAAAGTAAATATGCCTTATGTAACTGAGCGTTGGCCAGGTGGAATGTTAACTAACTTTACAACTATTCGTAAAGCGGTAAAAAAAATGAGTGCTATCGACAAAATGGCAACAACAGACCAATGGAAAAACCTTTCTAAACGCGAACGTTTACAAATCACTCGCGAACGTGCAAAATTAGAAAAAAACTTAGGTAGTATTTCTGATTTAAACCGTCTTCCTTCTGCTCTTTTTGTAGTAGATATTATCAAAGAAAAGATTGCAATCGCAGAAGCCAGAAAATTAAATATTCCAACATTTGCAATTGTTGATACAAATAGCGATCCTACTTTAGTTGATTTCCCAATCCCTGCTAACGACGATGCTTCAAAATCTATTGCTTTAATTTTAGACCAAATGACTAAAGCTGTTGAAGAGGGATTAATGGAAAGAAAACTTACTCGCGATAAGGAAGAAGCAAACAATAAAGAAAAAGCAGCTGCCAAAAAAGATGCAGCTCCAGCTGAAGAAACTGCAAAACGCCCAAGAAAACGTATTGCTAAACCAAAAGCAGAGGGCACTAAAGCTGAAAACAAATAAGATTAAATTACAAATAAGATATTAAGATGGCTAAAATAACTGCTGCTGAAGTAAATAAATTAAGAAAACTAACCGGTGCCGGCATGATGGATTGCAAAAAGGCATTAGTTGAAACCGATGGCGATCAAGAAAAAGCTGTTGACATTTTGCGTAAAAAAGGTCAAAAAGTTGCTGCTAATCGTTCTGATCGTGATGCTGCCGAAGGTGTAGTATTATCAAAAGTTAATGATGATAAAACATTTGGAGCCGTAATAATGATTAATTGCGAAACCGATTTCGTAGCTAAAAATGACGATTTTGTTAAATACGCCCAAAGTGTTCTTGATCTTGCCCTTGCAAATAAAGCAAAAACAAGTGACGAAGTTTTAGCATTGAGTTTAAACGGAGTTACTGTTAAAGATTCTTTAATTGATCAAATTGGAAAAATTGGAGAAAAAATTGAGTTAGGCGGATATGCTGTTACAGAAGACGCTTATGTTTCGGCTTATATTCACAATGGCAATCGTATTGCTACTATTATTGGATTAAACAAAGTAGTGGATGGCATTGATGGAGTTGGTAAAGATATGGCTATGCAAGTTGCCGCAATGAATCCTATTGCTGTTGACCAATCATTTGTAGACCAAGCAACTATTGATCATGAGTTAGCTCTTTTCCGTGACATTATTCGTCAAGAAGGAAAACCTGAAGCTATGGTTGAAAAAATTGCTGCGGGAAAATTAAATAAGTTCTTTAAAGAAAATACTTTGTTAAATCAGGCTTATATTAAAGACACTAAACAAAATGTTAGTACATATTTAAAAAGCTACGATAAAGATTTAACAGTTAGTAATTTTAAACGTTTTGCATTAGCCTAACATTTAAAAATACTCATATATTAAAAGAGGGTAAGTTCTTAAGAACTTACCCTCTTTTTTTAAATGTCAATCTCTATATGGTTTTTAATAACTTCAACCAACTTCTCGGGAGAGAATGGCTTACTGATATATTCGTTCATACCAACAAAAAAACATTTTTCAACATCTTCTTTTATTGTATTAGCCGATAAGGCAATTATTAATGAAGCCTGAGACTTATTAATCTTTTCTAAAGCCCTAATTTTTTTTGTAGCATCAAAGCCATCCATAACGGGCATCTGAATATCCATCAAAACAATTTTAAACTGTCCATTCTCAAATCGTTCTACAGCTTCTAACCCATTCTCCGCTACTTCAACAGTAAATCCTAATTTTTTTAAGGTAAAAAAAGCTATTTTTTGATTTATTTTATTGTCCTCAACCAATAAAACAGGCAACTGATCGGGTTTTAAAACCCCAACATCTTTGGCTTTTGATAAAGGTTCATCTAAATCGACAGTAAACCAAAAGTTACTCCCCTTAAACTCCGCACTTTCAAAACCAATTGTACCTCCTAAATAAGAAACCGTTTTCTCTGCCATTGTTAAACCAATACCCGTTCCCTGATATCCTTTAGTACTTGAAGAATCACCCTGAGTAAAGGAAGTAAAAAGCTCAGCCTGTAAATTTTTCCGAATTCCTATTCCGGTGTCTTTAACACTAAACTTTACGCAAACACCACCGGTTCTCTTATGATCTACCTGAACAAACAAATGAACAAAACCTTTATTGGTAAACTTAACAGCATTGCTTAAAAAAATATTTAAAACAAGTTTTATCTTCTCCTCATCACCTATTAAAATATTGGGCAAGCCCTGAGCAATAAAGCTTTGCATATCAATCATTTTCGACCTTACTTGATTTGTAAATTTTTCATTTACATCATCAATAAGCTTAGACAGTTTAAATTCTTCTTTCCGCAAAACCCATTTTCCTTTTTCTAAGGACTCTAAAAGCAACATCGAATCTACCATCTCTAAAAGAGATGCTCCGGAATTATTAATATTCTCAAGTAAATCTAATGCTTCATCTTTATCTACTAATGATTTTAAAAGAGCTCCACTACCTAAAATCCCATGCAATGGCGTACGAATTTCGTGACTTAAATTAGCCAAAAAAGCATGTTTACTTTTTATTCCAAGAGAAGCATCTTCCCTAGCCTTTTCAAGTTCAAGCTTAAATTGAATCCGTTCTGAGACATCTAAATAACAGACCATTACACCACTAACATCTCCACGATTATCCGAAATAGGAAAAACATAAGTTTGTAGCAACTGCGGATGCTTATCTAGCGAAAGCGCAATTTCTTGACTACGAATAATTGTATTGCTTTTCAGAACATCTTTCTCAATTTTTTCCAATGGCTCCAAATAATGCCCTAAGAGAAGCTGAGAATTACTTATCCCAATTAATTCGTTTGTTGGAAAATTTACCCAAGCCGCAAAAGCCTGATTTACGTAGGTATACTCTAAGTTTTTATTTTTAAAATAAACGGGAACAGGAGCCATCGCCAAGAAATCTTGAAGCTGCTTAAATATAAGACGCATTTCCAAAAGCTTATGCTCCCCCTCTATCTTTTCCTTTAGCTTTCTAATCTCCAAATCTTTCAAGCGTAAATCCTCGCGAAGCTGTTTAATAGTTTCCATCTTATCTATATCAAGACTTTTGCGCTTTTCTTTTTTTCGCATTCGTAAAGACGGTGCAGTGAGTGAATTTTTATTTTTAGAGTCTGGTAACATAACGAATAATATCTCTCAAAAAAGACAAGAATTAAGCCAAATACTATATTAGATTTATTACCCACGAAATCAGGCGATTAAAAAATAAAATTAATTCCCACTATCCCAAATAGAGAATTATTCCAAAAAACAAACGTTACAAAGTAATTATCAAGAGTATTTAGCCCAAATATATTAGAAGTTTTTGATGGCTTTTAAAATACCTTCAGTGTCTATTTCACAAATGCTCCGAAGCTCTTCTACCTTACCTTGCTCAATAAATTGGTCGGGAATTCCTAATGATTTTATATGAGCATTATAATTATGTTTAGTCTTAAATTCAGCAATAGCACTTGCTAATCCTCCCTTCAGACTACCATCTTCTACGGTAATAATCTTGTCAAACTTCTTAAAGATAGTGTGTAATAAATCTTCGTCAATAGGTTTTAAGAAACGCATATTAAAAAGCGCAATATCATTTTTTTGAACTTGATAAATAGCTTCCAAAGCATAATTACCAATATGACCCAATGTTATAACAGCCATATTCTTACCGTCTTTTACCATTTGTCCTTTTCCAATCGGAAGTATTTCCGGTATATTTTCCCAATTATCAAGAACTCCACGACCACGAGGATAACGAATAACGAAAGGTCCGGCATTATAATTTTCAGCCGTAAGCATTAAATTTCGAAGCTCATGCTCATTCATTGGCGAAGACACCACGATATTTGGAACTGTTCTGAGATAAGCCAAATCAAAAACTCCGTGATGTGTTGAGCCATCTTCACCAACCAAACCGGCTCTATCAAGACAAAAGACTACGGGTAATTTTTGCAAAGCAACATCATGAATTAATTGATCGTATGCTCGCTGCATAAATGTAGAATAAATAGCGCAAAAAGGTTTCATTCCGGCAGCAGCCAGACCGGCAGCAAAAGTAACCGCATGCTGCTCTGCAATTCCCACATCAAAAGCCCTATCCGGCATTGCTTTAATAAGCTTAATCATAGAGCTGCCTGTAGGCATAGCCGGAGTTATTCCTATTATTTTTTCATTTTTCCGAGCTAACTCAACCAAAGTATCACCAAATACATCTTGATATTTTTGAAACTTATTTACCTTGGATTTAGGTGTTAATTTACCGGTCACCTTATCAAAATTACCGGGAGCATGATAAGTTATAGGATCTAATTCTGCCGTATTTAAGCCCTTCCCTTTTTTTGTTATAATATGTAATATTTTTGGTCCGGGTATATCTTTTAAACCATTTAACACCCTGATTAAGCGTAAGACATTATGGCCATCTTCCGGACCTAAATACCTAAAATTTAACGACTCAAAAAGATTACTTCTACGTAAAATAGTTGTTTTAATAACCGACTCAAGATGTTGAAAAAACCTCTGAGTTTTTGTAATAGTTTTATTCCTAGAACCTAAGATATTCCAAAATTTATTTTTTATCTTATTATAGGTTTTAGATGTGGAAATATTAGTAAAATATTGATGTAATGCACCTCCGCCTTCATCAATAGAAATCCCATTATCATTCAAAACTACGAGTAAGTTTGCATTTGAAACTCCGGCATTATTCAAAGCTTCCATCACCATTCCACCAGTCATTGCTCCATCACCAATAACAGCAATATGCCGGCGATCCGTTTCGCCCTTCAATTGAGCAGCAACAGCCATTCCCAAAGCTGCCGAAACCGAAGTAGATGCATGTCCGACCCCAAAAGCATCATATTCACTTTCGCTCATTTTAGGAAACCCCGAAATGCCATTTAACTTTCGATTATTTTTAAAGTCATCTCTCCTACCCGTTAAAATCTTATGTGAATAAGCCTGATGTCCCACATCCCAAATTAATTTATCATAAGGCGTATTAAAAACATAATGCAGAGCTATACTCAATTCTATAACGCCCAAACTGGAAGCTAAATGCCCGGGATTTGTAGACATAACATTGATTATATACTCTCGCAGTTCATCTGCAAGAATATGTAAATCAGCTAAATCTACTTTCTTCAAATCTTTCGGACTATCTATTTCCGATAATATGTTCTTCTTGTTTTCCACACTAAACGGTAAGCAACAAAATTACTGAAGATTTTTGGTTTAATCTCCTTTCTTTTACGTTTAAAGAAGTTTATATTTTAGGCTGAAGCTGTTTAATGTTAAAGGGAGATTTTGAAAGAAACATATTGGTTTTCATTTTAACTTCAGACAACTTCTCTATCAATAAAAAATAAATAATAGCCAAAACATAAATCCTTACTTTTGTAAAAAAATAAATATATTGAAAAAGGGTATTGCCATACTTGGATCAACAGGATCTATCGGGACACAGGCACTCGGTGTTATCAGTGCTACTCCAAATATTTTTTCTATCGAACTACTTAGTGCACATAGTAATGCCAAATTATTACTTGAACAAATAAATCAATACAAACCAAAATTTGTAGTTATAACTGACAAAAAAGCCTTTAAAATTGTTTCTAAAATCATTTTAGATTCTAACACTCAGGTTTTATTTGGAGAAAAAAATCTTCTTCAATTATTAGAAAAGCCCGAAATAGAAATAGTTTTAAATGCAGTAGTTGGATTTGCCGGTTTAAAACCGCTTATACATTCTATAAAATATAAAAAGCAAATTCTACTGGCAAATAAAGAAAGCATAGTTATTGCCGGTGAGGTTGTAATGTCCTTAGCTAAGAAAAATAATAGTACAATTATTCCTATTGATTCCGAACATTCTGCTATTTTTCAATGCTTATTAGGGGAAAAAAATAATACTATCGACAAGGTGATACTTACCGCCAGCGGAGGTCCTTTTTTAGATTATACTCAAAATCAACTCAGGCATATCAGTCCTGAAGACGCCTTAAAACACCCCAACTGGAAAATGGGACAAAAAGTAAGTGTTGATTCTGCAAGCCTGATGAATAAAGGACTTGAGCTTATTGAAGCCCGCTGGCTTTTCGATTTAAAGCCTAAACAAATTGATGTAATTATTCATCCTCAATCAGTTATTCATAGTCTTGTACAATTTACCGATGGAAACTTAAAAGCACAACTTAGCTCAGCTGATATGCAACTTCCCATACAATATGCTCTACATTATCCTAAGCGTGCAGAAAATTCATTATCACAATTTTCGTTAACAGACAATCCTGAACTAACTTTTAGGCAGGTAGATCGCAAAAAATTTCGTAATCTTGCACTCGCATTTATTGCTATGGAAAAAGGCGGTAATATGCCTGCCATTTTAAATGCAGCAAATGAAATTGCAGTTAAGGCATTTTTGAATAGAAAATGGCCTTTTTATAGGATTCCGGAAGTGGTTGAAGAAATGATGAACTCCCAAAATTTTATTTCAACACCCAAGCTGGAAACTTATTTTGAAACAACAAATAAATGCTTTGCAGATAGCGAAGCTTACATTAGAAAGCATATATAAAATATGGATATATTAATAAAAATACTTCAATTACTACTTAGCCTCTCAATTTTAGTAGTCATACACGAATTTGGGCACTTTGCTGCCGCAAAATTTTTCAAAACTAAAGTAGAAAAGTTCTATTTATTTTTTGATCCTTGGTTTTCACTTTTTAAATTTAAAAAGGGGGAAACAGAATATGGAATTGGTTGGTTACCATTAGGTGGTTATGTTAAAATAGCCGGTATGATTGACGAATCTATGGATAAAGAACAAATGAGCCAAGAGCCTCAGCCTTGGGAATTTCGTTCAAAACCAGCTTGGCAAAGATTAATAATTATGCTTGGAGGTGTAATTATGAATGTTGTTTTAGCTATCGTCATTTATATTGTAATGATGGCTGCCTATGGAGAGCAATATCTTCCAACCTCATCTATAAAATACGGTATTCAAGTCGATTCTTTAGGAATGGAGATGGGCTTACAGACCGGAGATAAGATTTTAAGCATAGACGGAAATGAAGTGGATAACTTCATGAGAATTCCTGCTTATATCATTATGGAACAAGCTAAAACGATTCAGATTGATCGTAGCGGTAAATTTATTGATATACAAATTCCCGAAGGTTTTATTGCCAAATTAATAAAATCTGAAAATGCAGGATTTATACTACCCCGTATGCCTGTTAGAATTAATGGATTTGCAAAAAAATCAGCTGCTCATGAAGCGGGATTAGAAAAAAACGACTGGATTTTAGCTGCCAACGGTAAAGAAATTACTTATGTTGATCGTTTTTCCGATTTTTCTAATATTGTAAAATCACATGTCTCAGATACAATTAGCATATTGGTAGATAGAAATGGCGAGCAACTAACATATAGAGTAAATGTAAACGACAAAGGTTTAGTAGGAATAAGCGTTGGTGCAGATCCCGAAAACGACTTTGTTTGGACCAACCATAAGTATAGCATAATAGCAGCTATTCCTGCCGGATTTAAAAAAGCTAACGATGGTATTACCAACTACCTTAAACAACTTAAACTGCTTTTTGCTCCTGATGTACAAGCCTATAAATCGGTTGGCGGATTTATACGTATCGGAAGTATTTTCCCTGCAACTTGGGATTGGATTCGCTTTTGGGAATTGACAGCATTTTTATCTATTATGTTAGCCGTTTTAAATATTTTACCAATTCCGGCTTTAGATGGCGGACACGTCCTATTCCTAATTTACGAATTGATTGCAAGACGTGCCCCAAGTGATAAGTTCTTGGAATACGCTCAAATGGTAGGAATGTTTCTTTTATTTGCTCTGCTCATTTTAGCTAATGGTAATGATATATACCATTATTTTATAAAATAGTATCTTTGAATAAAAAAGACGTGAAGACGCCAATAACAAAAAGAGTTTACTTCTTTTCAGATGCTCATTTGGGCATCCCAGATCGTATTTCCAGCCTAAAGCGCGAACGTATATTGGTAAAATTTCTTGATAGCATTAAAAATGATGCTTTGGAAATTTATATAATGGGCGATTTATTCGATTTTTGGTTTGAATATAAAACAGCTATTCCGAAAGGATATGTTCGTTTATTAGGTAAATTGGCCGAAATAACTGATTCAGGAATCCCAATTTTCTTTTTTAGAGGCAATCACGATATTTGGGCTTTTGACTATTTGAAAGAAGAATTAAATATAAAGATTGAGCGCAAACCCCAAATTAAAGAAATATTAGGTAAGAGATTTTATCTTGCCCACGGAGATGGATTAGGAAAAGGCGATCATGGATATAAGTTTTTAAAAAAAGTATTTGAACTAAAGCTAAACCAATGGCTTTTTAGTTGGATACATCCCGATATAGGCTTACGGATGGGTTTGTTTTTTAGTCGCAGAAGCCGATATGCCAACGAAGCCCGTGGCGATAAAACAAAAAAAGAAAAGAAAAATAACCATATTGCCGAAACCAGACTTCCCTCTTTTGCAAAGGAATTATTATTAAAAGATGGAAGTATAGATTATTTCGTTATGGGTCATTACCACGTAAAAGAAAATATCGACTTAGGAAATAATTCCCGATTTATTTTTCTTGGCGACTGGATAAGTAGGTTTTCTTATGGAGAATTCGACGGTACTACCTTTGAATTAAAATCTTTTAATACGGAAGATTAAATATGCTGTTTTACCAACTGAATCAATTGATTAGCCTGAAGAACTCCTGCCTGTCTAAATAACTGATTTCCATTTCTATACAAAGCAATAGTAGGCACATTTCTGATTTGTAACTTTTGAGCGATAGCTTGATTCTTATCTACATCGATTTTCAAAATCTTAACATTATTTCCTAAAGTAGCTTTGACTTGCTTTAAAATAGGAGGCATCAGTTTACAAGGAGCGCACCATTCTGCAGAAAAATCTATTAAAACCGGCACGTCAGATTTTATTATTTCAAAAAAATTAGCCATTCTCTATCAGCTTTTGTTTATAAATGCAATACTATGACAAGCAACAATAGCAGCTGTTTCTGTTCTTAATCTGCTATCCGAAATCGAAACTAAATTTACAGCAGCATCTTTAGCTTGCTTTACTTCATTATCGCTAAAACCACCTTCCGGACCAATAAAAACCAAAATATCTTCTTTCGGTTTAACAAAATTATCTATTCTATTCTCTTTAGTAGCGTCACACCATGCCAAAAGCATTTTACTATCTCTATTTTCTTTCAATAAATCGCTAAATTTCCTTAAACCGTTAAGTTTAGGATGATATGCTTTTAAGGATTGCTTGACAGCAGCCGTAATAACTTTATTTAAACGATCTACCTTTATGGTATTTCTCTCCGAATGTTCGCATAGAATTGGTGTAATCTCATCTATCCCTATTTCTGTTGCCTTTTCTAAAAACCATTCAAAACGCGAAATATTTTTAGTGGGAGCAACCGCCATATGCAAACGATAATCTCGCTTGGCATATTTTTCTATCCGTTTTACAATCTTAAGATTACATCTTTTAGGATGATTATCAACAAGCTGAGCTTGTATCATCGTGCCTTTTCCATCAGTCAACCATACTTCATCGCCAATATTTAGCCGCAATACACGAACAGCATGCTTTGATTCCTCTTCATTCAACTGATAAAAATCGTCTTTCTCAATATCGGGAGTATAAAATAAATGCATGGATATTACTTTTTTATTTTCCGAACAACTTTTTTAAGACTATCTTTTAAAAACGTTTCCTCCACTTTACGAATAGAATCTTGACGAATGCTATCCAATTTCATTTCCAAACGAATTTCTAAATCTTTTGCCTTTATTTTATTAAGAATAATTATCGACTTATCATAAATAGAAGAAATTACTTCTTCATTTTTAGAGTAATAAGCTAAATTATCAAGAAAATCTTTTTGATTTATTTTATATTTTTCAAAAAGCAAAGGGTAATAAACATAAGCAGTATCGTTTTTACCACGTTTACTGTAAGGAATCTGGTCAAGATAAGCTTCTATAAGTTGAACCTCGCTAAGTATTTCAGCCATTTCTGCTTCTGCAATAAGCACATCCGGAACATTAACAGTTTCTTGTTTTTTCTCGGAACAAGACGATAAAAGAAAAACAATCCCTAATAATCCAATAAAACGGCGAATATTCATTTTAGTAAAATTTTAAGGACAAAGGTAGGTTTTTATAAGAAACTGAAATAAAAAATACTAATTTCCCACATCCGACATATACTTAATACGCATCAAGCGAATTTCTTCTTCAGAGAACTCGTCTTCGCCTAATTCTTCAAGTGCATCTTCCAAAGAATCTGATTCGGCTTCAGAAAAATATTCCAAAATATCCTCTTGATGATATTCATCTATAGTTTCGTTTATATAATACGTCAAATCCAGTTTGGTACCGGCAGACACTATATGTTCAATTTCGGTTATCAGATCTTCTACACTCAGATTTTTAGATCGTGCTATTACTTCTAAAGGTAATTTTTTGTCTATACTTTTAATTATAAACACTTTCATACCCGATTTATTCACAACTGATTTAACGACCATATCTACCGGACGTATAATCTCATTTTCTTCCACATAGTTTTTTATAAGACGAACAAATGGTTCTCCATATTTAGCCGCCTTTCCAACACCAACTCCCGAAATGCTTTTTAATTCTTCCAAGGTTGTCGGATACTGTATAGTCATATCTTCCAAAGATGGATCTTGAAAAATAACAAAGGGAGGCAAATTATTTTTTTTTGATATATCGCGACGCAAATCTTTTAACATATTAAATAACATAGCATCAAGCGCATCTGTTTTAACAGCACCTCTACCCGAGCTCCCATCATCAAGACCATCGTAATCATGATCTTTGGTAAGCATTATGGAGTATGGATTATCTAAAAATTTATAACCCGCCTCAGTAACCTTCAGCAAGCCGTAATTCTCAATATCTTTAGCTAACAGCCCACGTATAAGCACCTGACGGATAACGGCATGCCAATGTTTTGTATCATAATCCATACCTTGACCAAAAACATCTAATTTATCGTGTTTAGCATTTTTTATATCTGCATTTCTGTCTCCCACTAAAATATTCACAAGATATTCGCGCTTAAACAACTGCTTAACGGCCAATACGGACTCTATTACTAATTGTACATTTTCTTTCCCTTCAAATTGCTCTTTTGGGTTTAAACAATTATCGCAAGC
This window contains:
- a CDS encoding DUF4296 domain-containing protein, with the translated sequence MNIRRFIGLLGIVFLLSSCSEKKQETVNVPDVLIAEAEMAEILSEVQLIEAYLDQIPYSKRGKNDTAYVYYPLLFEKYKINQKDFLDNLAYYSKNEEVISSIYDKSIIILNKIKAKDLEIRLEMKLDSIRQDSIRKVEETFLKDSLKKVVRKIKK